One part of the Suncus etruscus isolate mSunEtr1 chromosome 2, mSunEtr1.pri.cur, whole genome shotgun sequence genome encodes these proteins:
- the NHERF2 gene encoding Na(+)/H(+) exchange regulatory cofactor NHE-RF2 isoform X2, producing MARSGTATPPAPGPGTLSRTLMQGPVQDANGPPRELRPRLCHLRKGPQGYGFNLHSDKSRPGQYIRSVDPGSPAAYSGLCAQDRLIEVNGRNVEGLRHAEVVASIKAREDEARLLVVDPETDEHFKRLRVTPTEEHVEGPLPSPVTNGTSPTQDGSLWKHDPFQESGLHLSPTAAEAKEKARATRINKRAPQMDWNRKREIFSNF from the exons ATGGCCCGCTCCGGGACCGCCACGCCACCCGCCCCAGGCCCTGGTACCCTTTCTAGGACCCTGATGCAGGGGCCTGTGCAG GATGCCAATGGGCCCCCGCGGGAGCTGCGCCCACGCCTATGCCATCTGCGCAAGGGACCCCAGGGATACGGCTTCAACTTGCACAGTGACAAGTCACGACCAGGCCAGTACATCCGTTCCGTGGACCCTGGCTCACCTGCCGCCTACTCCGGCCTCTGTGCCCAGGACCGTCTCATCGAG GTAAATGGTCGGAATGTGGAGGGGCTGCGGCATGCCGAGGTGGTCGCCAGCATCAAGGCGCGTGAAGACGAGGCGCGGCTGCTTGTGGTGGACCCCGAGACGGACGAGCACTTCAAGCGGCTGCGGGTGACTCCCACGGAGGAGCACGTGGAAG GGCCACTTCCATCGCCTGTCACCAACGGGACCAGCCCCACCCAG GATGGCAGCCTGTGGAAGCACGACCCCTTTCAGGAGAGCGGGCTCCACCTGAGCCCCACGGCGGCTGAGGCCAAGGAGAAGGCACGGGCCACTCGCATCAACAAACGGGCGCCCCAGATGGACTGGAACCGGAAGCGCGAGATCTtcagcaacttctga
- the NHERF2 gene encoding Na(+)/H(+) exchange regulatory cofactor NHE-RF2 isoform X1 — MAGPEPLRPRLCRLVRGEQGYGFHLHGEKGRRGQFIRRVEPGSPAEAAALRAGDRLVEVNGVNVEGETHHQVVQRIKAIEGQTRLLVVDKDTDEELRRRQLTCTEDMAHRGLPPAHDPWEPKLDWVPAGGLGSEAGQKDANGPPRELRPRLCHLRKGPQGYGFNLHSDKSRPGQYIRSVDPGSPAAYSGLCAQDRLIEVNGRNVEGLRHAEVVASIKAREDEARLLVVDPETDEHFKRLRVTPTEEHVEGPLPSPVTNGTSPTQDGSLWKHDPFQESGLHLSPTAAEAKEKARATRINKRAPQMDWNRKREIFSNF; from the exons ATGGCCGGGCCCGAGCCGCTGCGGCCGCGCCTGTGCCGCCTGGTGCGGGGCGAGCAGGGCTACGGCTTCCACCTGCACGGCGAGAAGGGCCGCCGCGGCCAGTTCATCCGGCGCGTGGAGCCCGGCTCCCCGGCAGAGGCGGCCGCCCTGCGCGCCGGGGACCGGCTGGTCGAGGTCAACGGCGTGAACGTGGAGGGCGAGACGCACCACCAG GTGGTGCAGAGGATCAAGGCCATAGAGGGACAGACCCGGCTGCTGGTGGTCGACAAGGACACAGATGAGGAGCTACGCCGACGACAACTGACCTGCACCGAGGACATGGCCCATCGAGGGCTGCCGCCTGCCCACGATCCCTGGGAGCCGAAGCTGGACTGGGTGCCAGCGGGTGGCCTGGGCTCTGAGGCCGGCCAGAAG GATGCCAATGGGCCCCCGCGGGAGCTGCGCCCACGCCTATGCCATCTGCGCAAGGGACCCCAGGGATACGGCTTCAACTTGCACAGTGACAAGTCACGACCAGGCCAGTACATCCGTTCCGTGGACCCTGGCTCACCTGCCGCCTACTCCGGCCTCTGTGCCCAGGACCGTCTCATCGAG GTAAATGGTCGGAATGTGGAGGGGCTGCGGCATGCCGAGGTGGTCGCCAGCATCAAGGCGCGTGAAGACGAGGCGCGGCTGCTTGTGGTGGACCCCGAGACGGACGAGCACTTCAAGCGGCTGCGGGTGACTCCCACGGAGGAGCACGTGGAAG GGCCACTTCCATCGCCTGTCACCAACGGGACCAGCCCCACCCAG GATGGCAGCCTGTGGAAGCACGACCCCTTTCAGGAGAGCGGGCTCCACCTGAGCCCCACGGCGGCTGAGGCCAAGGAGAAGGCACGGGCCACTCGCATCAACAAACGGGCGCCCCAGATGGACTGGAACCGGAAGCGCGAGATCTtcagcaacttctga
- the NPW gene encoding neuropeptide W, whose amino-acid sequence MMQMPGGGHPPADKAGTAGLNSSLSHAPAPRSCPAHSFEPRSALALTRGLRMPHPTVHTLLLAPLLLLLLLPPEPTDAWYKHAATPNFHTVGRAAGLLLGLRRSPPVWRRALRPVAATELDNAHRRGPLAGKDNAPSLPSGVQAPRGSSQAE is encoded by the coding sequence ATGATGCAAATGCCAGGAGGGGGCCACCCCCCAGCAGATAAAGCCGGGACTGCGGGGCTCAATTCCTCACTCTCCCATGCTCCAGCTCCCCGAtcctgccctgcacacagcttTGAACCGAGGTCAGCACTGGCCCTGACCCGAGGCCTGAGGATGCCGCACCCCACCGTGCACACACTGCTGTTGgcaccactgctgctgctgctgcttctgccacCGGAACCCACCGACGCCTGGTACAAGCACGCGGCGACCCCCAACTTCCACACAGTGGGGCGCGCGGCGGGTCTGCTCCTAGGCCTGCGCCGCTCGCCCCCTGTGTGGCGCCGGGCTCTGCGCCCAGTCGCCGCCACCGAGCTGGACAATGCGCACCGCCGGGGACCGTTAGCTGGAAAGGACAATGCGCCCTCGCTGCCCTCTGGGGTCCAGGCGCCGCGTGGCAGCTCTCAGGCAGAG